CGTATCCATGGGAGTTGAAAAAGGCGTTCGCGCCATTCGAAGTGGTCGATATCATCGGCACCGACTTCCCCGCGGTCATGACGATTTTCGGTGACGGTTTTCTCCGCTTTCTGTCGCGTTCACCGCTGACCAAGTATTTCGGTGGACGTTTTGTCGTCGGACTAAAAAAGTAAGCGTTGATAGCGCAACCGGAATCCCTTTACCAGCCGATCCTGGAGCAGCGGTCGCTCCGGCTGATGGAGGTGCTTTCGGAAAAAAAGCTGCGCGGCGTCTATAAAGTTGCGGAGCTGTCGGGCGGTCCCCCCCTGATTTTGAAAGTGAACAAATTGTTTCCTGGCAAGTTGCGCCGGGAAGCGGACCTTTTGCAATTGGCCGAAGCGCATGAATTGAAGCACCTGAAACTTCCGCGGATCGTGGACCGGAGCGATCACTGGATGTTGATGGACTGTGTGCAACTCGAACACTATACCCGCGATACCATACTACTGAAAGCCTGGACGACGGCGGAAGCGGAAAAATGGATCGCGGCCCTGCAGGAGTTTCAACAGATCCCGCAGTCTTCACGTGGCTTTAGTAAAAAAGAAAAGCTGAAAGGGGCCTTCTATCCGCTGATCCGTCTGATCGAACTCCGAAAAGCCGTGAACAAGCGGCTGTCACTGTGGAGGCGCGTGCAACTGGGGTGGATGGCCCTGCGCTACCTGGCTTATCGTCCTCTGCTCCGCCAGGTGACCGTGCACTATGACCTGAACACCTTTAATTTCACCAATGAACAGGGTTCGGAAAAGATGCTGATGATCGATTTCGAAGCCGGTGCCTACCGGGGCGATTCGCTTTACGATATTTTATATTATCTTACGATACCCACGGTACGACTGGAGGACTGGGTATTTCAGCGAACGTTGCTCGGGACCTGGTTTCGAGCATCCGAAGGCAAGGAACGCTTTCTGTCGCAGCGGCTCCGGTTTCAATTGGTCGTCCTGTGTTTGCAACGCATCCAGCGGTTCATCGATGAACCGGAGAAGGCACAGGTCTATGTAGACAACCTCGACCTGCTCTTTGACGGCAATCGATACCGGAATTGGCGGATTCGTTTGCAGCAAGCT
This genomic stretch from Bacteroidota bacterium harbors:
- a CDS encoding phosphotransferase; this encodes MIAQPESLYQPILEQRSLRLMEVLSEKKLRGVYKVAELSGGPPLILKVNKLFPGKLRREADLLQLAEAHELKHLKLPRIVDRSDHWMLMDCVQLEHYTRDTILLKAWTTAEAEKWIAALQEFQQIPQSSRGFSKKEKLKGAFYPLIRLIELRKAVNKRLSLWRRVQLGWMALRYLAYRPLLRQVTVHYDLNTFNFTNEQGSEKMLMIDFEAGAYRGDSLYDILYYLTIPTVRLEDWVFQRTLLGTWFRASEGKERFLSQRLRFQLVVLCLQRIQRFIDEPEKAQVYVDNLDLLFDGNRYRNWRIRLQQA